The DNA region AAGTCTGGATACGCTTCAGCAATGGCAAAAACTGATTTTAATGCCCCAGTCAATATGTTCTCAGCTTCGGCGTGTCCAGCAGTTGGCCCAGTAGCACTCATAGCCACTGTTCGCGCTTTGGTGACATTTTCAAAAGCAGTAGACTCATGTGTAGCATAACCTTTCACAGTATTCACTAAATTCGGGATCAAATCATAACGGCGCTTCAACTGCACTTCTATATCCGCCCAAGCTTCCTTTGCACGATTACGCAAAGAGACGAAACGGTTGAAAGCGAAAACCACAAGTAAAACTATCGCTAATAAAATTATTAAAAAGTACATCATATTTTATATTGTTTGTTAACTAATAATCAAAAACTTATTTAGAGTATAACACCTATTTGTTTTTCTGCCACTCTCCCACTAATACAAGTAAAGGTGAAGCTAAGAAAA from Candidatus Paceibacterota bacterium includes:
- a CDS encoding LemA family protein, which produces MYFLIILLAIVLLVVFAFNRFVSLRNRAKEAWADIEVQLKRRYDLIPNLVNTVKGYATHESTAFENVTKARTVAMSATGPTAGHAEAENILTGALKSVFAIAEAYPDLKANQNFLALQGELSDTENKIQSARRFYNANVRDLNIAIESFPGNLIAMTFNFSKMEFFDLGDNDAAQNPVEVKF